One window of Trichoderma breve strain T069 chromosome 3, whole genome shotgun sequence genomic DNA carries:
- a CDS encoding isochorismatase family domain-containing protein, with amino-acid sequence MATPTELRFKNPAIFVCDMQDKFRNVIYEFDSIVTTTVKLLTYAQSLSIPVHTTTQTSAKLGATVPAIADLLPSPPHDKTKFSMLVPSVAAQLEPQSRIALVGIESHICITQTALDLRDAGHFPYVIADGVSSCNRGEVGIALDRLRSEPGITVTTSESWMYECLGDASHPLFKSLITVVKNKSSETSKVLSVLPPAPAPKI; translated from the exons ATGGCCACCCCCACGGAATTGCGGTTCA AGAACCCTGCCATCTT CGTCTGTGACATGCAAGACAAGTTCCGCAACGTCATTTACGAATTCGACAGCAT cgtcaccaccaccgtcaAACTCCTCACCTACGCCCAATCCCTCTCCATCCCCGTCCACACAACAACCCAAACCTCCGCCAAGCTCGGCGCAACCGTCCCCGCCATCGCCGAcctcctcccctcccctccccacGACAAGACCAAATTCTCCATGCTCGTCCCCTCCGTCGCCGCCCAACTCGAACCGCAATCCCGCATCGCCCTCGTCGGCATCGAGTCCCACATCTGCATCACCCAGACCGCCCTCGACCTGCGCGACGCCGGCCACTTCCCCTACGTCATCGCCGACGGCGTCAGCTCCTGCAACCGCGGAGAAGTCGGCATCGCTCTGGATAGGCTGAGGAGCGAGCCGGGTATTACGGTTACCACGAGCGAGAGCTGGATGTACGAGTGTCTGGGCGATGCCTCACACCCCTTGTTCAAGTCCTTAATCACAGTGgtcaagaacaagagcagcGAGACCAGCAAGGTCTTGAGCGTGCTGCcgcctgctcctgctcccaAGATCTAA
- a CDS encoding hydroxyethylthiazole kinase family domain-containing protein, whose translation MAKGKVDYSVYLVTDSTPAILGNKDLTSVVEAALQGGVTIVQYRDKLSDRETAVKTARALHEVTRRFGVPLLVNDRVDVAVEVGCEGVHIGQDDMAYEEARKLLGPDKIIGVTASSIQEALKACEAGADYLGLGTVYATSTKKDTKSIIGPAGIRSILLGLSSAGYSIPTVCIGGINGSNATSVLAESSAAPAKSLDGIAVVSAIVAAADPAAAARDLLGKVVAGRVPDVIKGVAATTPLSHNMTNLVVQNFAANVALAVGGSPIMANYAEEAADLAKLGGALVINMGTVTPEGLKNHIQALQAYNAVGGPVVLDPVGAGATSIRRNAVKTLLSSGKFTVIKGNEGEIQTVYGASVTQRGVDSASSLTIPQRASLAKAVARSTGAVVVLTGTTDVVSDGVRTLRVDNGHEFLGRVTGTGCTLGTTISAMEAAFRSDPLIAAVAGMVLFEIAAERAAVRDDVRGPGTFVPAFIDELSAIRTETVKGDVAWLAKAKIEALAVE comes from the exons ATGGCCAAGGGAAAAGTAGACTACAGCGTCTACCTGGTAACCGACTCGACGCCCGCAATCCTAGGCAACAAAGACCTCACCAGCGTCGTCGAAGCGGCTCTGCAGGGCGGCGTGACGATTGTGCAGTACCGCGACAAGCTGAGCGACCGAGAGACGGCggtgaagacggcgagggcGCTGCACGAGGTGACGAGGCGGTTTGGAGTGCCGCTGCTGGTGAATGATCGGGTGGACGTTGCGGTTGAGGTTGGATGCGAGGGAGTGCATATTGGACAGGATGACATGG CATACGAAGAAGCTCGAAAACTGCTAGGCCCCGACAAAATCATCGGCGTCACAGCCAGCTCCATCCAAGAAGCCCTCAAGGCATGTGAAGCCGGCGCCGATTATCTCGGCCTGGGCACCGTCTACGCCACTTCAAC caaaaaagacacaaaatCCATCATCGGCCCCGCCGGCATCCGCTCCATCCTGCTCGGCCTCTCCTCCGCCGGCTACTCCATCCCAACCGTCTGCATCGGCGGCATCAACGGCTCCAACGCCACCTCCGTGCTGGCCGAGTCCAGCGCCGCCCCCGCAAAGAGCCTCGATGGCATCGCAGTCGTCAGCGCCATTGTCGCCGCTGCGGACCCTGCGGCCGCGGCCCGGGATTTGCTTGGAAAGGTCGTCGCCGGCCGGGTTCCGGATGTCATCAAGGGTGTGGCCGCCACGACGCCATTGTCTCATAACATGACCAACCTG GTCGTGCAAAACTTCGCCGCTAACGTCGCTCTCGCTGTTGGCGGAAGCCCCATCATGGCCAACTACGCCGAAGAGGCCGCTGAtctggccaagctgggaggcgccctcgtcatcaacatGGGCACTGTGACGCCTGAAGGCCTGAAGAACCACATTCAAGCACTGCAGGCATATAACGCCGTTGGAGGGCCCGTCGTGCTCGATCCTGTTGG TGCTGGAGCAACCTCCATCCGCCGCAACGCCGTCAAAACCCTTCTCTCCTCCGGCAAATTCACCGTCATCAAGGGCAACGAAGGCGAAATCCAGACCGTCTACGGCGCCTCCGTCACCCAGCGCGGCGTCGACTCCGCCTCGTCCCTGACCATCCCCCAGCGCGCCTCCCTCGCCAAAGCCGTCGCCCGCAGCACCGGCGCCGTCGTCGTGCTGACCGGCACCACGGACGTTGTTAGTGATGGCGTGCGGACGCTGCGTGTGGACAATGGGCATGAGTTTTTGGGCAGGGTTACGGGCACGGGGTGCACGCTTGGGACGACTATTAGTGCCATGGAGGCTGCGTTTCGGAGTGATCCGTTGATTGCGGCTGTGGCGGGCATGGTATTGTTTGAGATTGCGGCGGAGAGGGCGGCTGTGAGGGATGATGTTAGGGGGCCGGGGACGTTTGTGCCGGCTTTTATAGATGAGCTGAGTGCAATTCGGACGGAGACAGTAAAGGGAGACGTTGCATGGCTagcaaaggccaagattgaAGCTCTGGCAGTAGAGTGA
- a CDS encoding GDSL-like lipase/Acylhydrolase family domain-containing protein: MAKPYPQVILLGDSLIEFTALTLSGFSFQSALQTRLIRRFDVVNRGFSGWNTANVVKYLPEIFSEPSDSSPKIAYLLILLGANDAVLPLETTSQHVPIETYKENLNKIINDPRVRAHNPKILLVTPPPADEIRLKELDMAQGHAQAIRSSAVSASYAEKAREVARENPGVVLVDLWQAIMGEAISMAPGDYQPGGPWLGSPENGKQGGLTTLLPDGLHMGGEGYKVFFDEIKAHIGQDIVPDERGDYVLPDWRVVNPPKVALAPPVRVSLE, from the exons ATGGCG AAACCGTATCCTCAAGTTATCCTCCTGGGGGACTCTCTGATTGAATTTACTGCCCTTACCCTCAGCGGCTTTTCGTTCCAGTCGGCTCTTCAAACAC GGTTGATACGACGCTTCGACGTGGTTAACCGCGGCTTTTCAGGATGGAACACGGCAAACGTGGTCAAGTATTTGCCCGAGATTTTCTCAGAGCCATCTGATTCGTCACCAAAGATTGCGTATTTG CTTATTCTCTTGGGCGCAAATGACGCAGTTCTTCCTCTGGAGACTACCTCGCAACATGTTCCCATTGAAACATACAAAGAGAACTTAAACAAGATCATCAACGATCCTCGGGTACGGGCGCACAACCCCAAGATCCTGCTGGTGACCCCTCCTCCGGCGGATGAAATCAGGCTCAAGGAATTAGACATGGCACAGGGCCACGCCCAAGCGATCCGAAGCTCGGCCGTATCTGCGTCGTATGCAGAGAAAGCCCGCGAGGTAGCCCGCGAGAACCCCGGCGTGGTTTTGGTTGATCTCTGGCAGGCCATTATGGGCGAGGCGATTTCCATGGCTCCCGGAGATTATCAGCCTGGAGGTCCGTGGCTGGGGTCGCCAGAAAATGGGAAGCAGGGGGGCCTGACCACGCTGCTTCCGGACGGGCTTCACATGGGCGGAGAAGGCTACAAGGTGTTTTTCGACGAGATCAAGGCGCATATTGGACAAGACATTGTTCCTGATGAGAGGGGAGACTATGTGCTGCCCGACTGGAGAGTGGTGAACCCTCCCAAGGTGGCTCTAGCTCCTCCTGTACGCGTCTCTCTTGAATAG